The Candidatus Aramenus sp. CH1 genomic sequence TAACCAACTGTCCAACTTTGCCCTTAGGACAGAGAAGCTGTTCCTCTTACCCTTCTCTTCAAAGGAAAAAGTAACCTTTTTCTCTCCGCAGTAAAACTCGAAGGTCTCCTTCTCTATTTCCCTCTCAAGGGGGGCCTCTTCTAGTGCCTCCGGTATGAGCTTTACCAAGGAGTGAACGTAAATTCTCCCTCCTGAGACGTTCTTTGAACCGCTGTACTCCCCTCTCTCTAGTAGGATCGCATTTATCCCTAGTCTCGTGGCTGTTATCCCGGCTGAGAGGCCTGCGAGACCGCCTCCCACTATTATTAGCTCCGCGTCGAAACTCATTATATTTATTTAGGATATTTAAGTTAAAAACTTAAATTCAATGTCGTGCACTTACAATCATGATAAATCTGATAAAAAAGATAATTTCGGGGGTATTTGCGGGCGCCCTAGAAGTGGCGTTCTACTCGAATGACCTCGGGGTCTTTGCCTATCTCTCCCTTAAGGTCCTTAAGCTTGACTCGATGCCGCTTGGAATTTTACTGCACTTGTTTGCGTCCGCGGTAGTGTTCGTTGTAGCCGTAACCCTGTTGGAGGCGGTCAACATACGCGTGCAGAGTCTTGCTGGAGCCGTAGTTTTAGGGATAATGCTAGGCTCTTCAGTCCTCTCCCTGTTCAGCCTTCCTGTCCACCTTTTACTCATCCCCTTAGCCTTTAACTTAACATACGTGGCCTCCCACGTGTTTTATGGGCTAATAGCTTACTTGACGTATTACATTACCACAAGGGGTTGAACATGTATTGTAATGACTCTTATCTAGAACTAGATCCTAAATAGTAGGTAAACAAAGTTAGAAACTTTTATATATTAATTTGATAATAAGATTTTAGAGAACATGAAGAGCTTGAAGGGAACAAAAACAGAGAGTAACTTCATGGAGGGATTTAAGGGAGAGTCAATGGCTAATAGGAGATATCTCTACTTCGCAAAGAGGGCCGACGAAGAGGGGTACCCCGAGATAGCTGCACTCCTAAGGAGCATCGCCGAGGGAGAGACCGCCCACGCCTTTGGACACTTGGACTTCATAAGGCAAGGGGGCTCTGTGGACCCCGCTACAGGGAAGCCCATAGGCTCCATTAAGGAGATGCTGGAGAGCGCCATTGCCGGAGAGACCTACGAGTTCACGCAGATGTACCCGGGCTTCGCCAAGGTCGCGAGAGAGGAGGGCTTTGACGAGGCTGCAGAGTGGTTTGAGACCCTAGCTAGGGCAGAGAAGAGCCACGCCGAAAAGTTCACAAATGCGCTGAAGATGCTCCAAGGGGAACAGTGAATGTATACGTTAAATAAAGACAACCCTACTTTTTTTGACGAATCCAAGCTCCTCTCCGAGTTCGTTAGGCAATCAACTGTTTGTCACGGTTGTAGGAGGTGCTTTAATTATTGCCCAGCCTTCCCTAAGCTTTTCAAGTTCACGGACGAGAAGGGCCCAAAGGCCCTAACCCTGAACGACCTCTTTTCCGTCGCTTCGGATTGCTTCCACTGTAACCTTTGTTACGTTAACTGTCCTTACACTCCCCCGCACGAGTTCAACATGGATTTCCCCCATCTGATGAGCTGGGCGTGGCTCTACTACAGGACGAAGTCCGGCATCCCCCTCAAGGATAGGTTGTACGAGATGTTGGACATGGTGAAATTCGCAAGGCCAATAGCAAAGAAGTTCGTGAGGACACTGGAGAGCGAGGAGGCGCCTTTGCTGGAGGTGGCGGAGAAGGGATTCAGGGAGAGCGTTAAGGTCGAGAAGGTGGAGAACCCGAAAGCAAAGGTAGTGCTTTTTCCAACGTGCTTGGTGGATAACTTTTACCCCGGTATTGGACAAGACCTAGTTTATGTTTACAACAGACTGGGGATCGAAGTAGAGATAGGTGACTTTGTCTGCTGTGGCGCCCCAATGCTGGACGTAGGGGACGCTGTGGCCTTAAAGAAGAACGCGGAGCATAACTACAAGAAGCTAAAGGAGTACGTGGAGAAAGGGTACGACGTAGTCTCCCCAATACCGACGTGTACGCTGATGCTCACAAAGGAGTACCAATACATCTTGGACAAGGACCCAATAAAGGTCTACGATGCTATGGAGTACTTGCTCAAGTTAAAGAGGGAGAAGAAGATAGATTTCAAGGGAGAGTTCCCAAAGGAGGTCTATTACCACGCACCGTGCCACTTGCGTTACCTTGGCGTTGGCCTTCCTGGAGTCCAAATCATGAGGTCTTTGAAGGCGAAGGTTGAGATAGCCGATAAGGGGTGTTCCGGAATAGATGGAGGGTGGGGTCTGAGGAACTACTCAAAGGCTAAGGTGGTTGGCGCAAAGATGATGGACGCCTTCGCCCAGAGCAAGGCTGAGGTGTTCTCCACGGAGTGCCCCCTGGCGGGGCTCCAGATAACTAAGGCTTCTGGTAAGAGGCCCCTTCACCCTATTCAAGTTCTCAAGGAGGTGTTGTCAAATGAGAATAAAGGTTGAGGAAGTGCTCCCCTGGAAGGAGTACGAGAAAGTCAGGAAGGAGAGAATTAAGAAGATAGTGGAGGTAAAGAGGGAGAGGAGGATAGAACTGGGGGAGAGGCTAGGACTCCTCTTCGAGAGTAAGGACACTGTACTTCACCAGGTCCAGGAGATGGTATACCTAGATAGGCTCTACTCTCCCGAGGACCTCAAGAAAGAAATAGAGATCTACTCTAGTTGGTTGCCCTGCAACGGGAAGGTTAAGGCGATGCTCTACATCTACGCGGAGAACCAGGACGAGTTGAGCAAGGTGTTCAAGGAACTAAAGGGCATCTACAATTCCGTATTCCTAAAGGTAGGGAATAAGCTAATCCAAGGAGAGCCTGAGAACGGAAGTTATCAGGGAGAGGCGTTCAGTACGGTACAGCCCCTAACCTTCGACCTAGAGGGGGAAAGGTCGACTGACGTCGAGGTTCACGTCATCCACGAGAACTATAGGGTAAAAGTGAAGGTGCCAGAACAACTTGCTAAAAAAGTTATTGAGGAAGCGTATGAGGAGTGCTAGAGCTTAGGCTCCAGGTACTTAGAGAGCAAGTAGTTAACGCCTTCTACTACGATTACCCCTGAGAGGACCGGGTGCAGCAAGTAAAACGCTTTTTGCCTCTCCAGCACTCCAATGAAAGTTGCGAGTATTGCTGGAGGATGCTCAACGTTTATGATGACGCATAGGGCAAAGGCAAGTGAGGACGCCAAGGACGCCATGACCACGCTGTATAGACCAAGGTAAGAGAACGCCACTCCTATAGCCCCACACAGCAAATACGAGGCGAAAATTATTCGAGTCCTACAGGACCTCCAGTCCGGGTCCGGGTACTTAGTAGCTGCAGTCGCCAGGAAAGGCGGCAGTATGAAACTGGTTCTCGTCTCAACGGTAATGGCGACGAGAATTGAAATGGAGATCATCAAGTTGAGCACAGCAAGGAGCTTCTTTTTCTTCGAGGGCAAGAACATGGACTCTAATGCGAAAACGTGGCTTATCTTTTTTGCGGCTTCAACCCTCTATACGCAAAAGTTTTATATAGCCACGCGGGATAAAGTTATTCAAGTTCTTTTCTGGCGGTTTAAACCATTATTATTTCCCATTGATATAATTAGAGAAGTAATTCTTTTAAAAATCCTCCTAAAACGTATACTATTACCCCGGACATTACAACCCACATCGCAATTGCAGTGTTCACTTCCTGGGATATAGGGAAGGGAGAGAACGGGTACGCAGAGTTGGAGTACTGCGGGAACTGGAGGAGGAATACAATGGAGTAAACAGTGTCAGCCGTCATCCAGACTATCAAGAGCCCTAGTTTCTTCATCACTGAAAGGCTACCTGCACCTATCCCTGCCAGTACCCCTGAGGCTATCATAGAGGCGTCGTTCATAGCCCTGAAAGTCAGGAAAGCCCCTGCAAGCGCAAAGAAGTAGGGGAGGTGCCAGAGCACTGCGAGGAAAGCTGAGGGCACTATCCACACTGAAGGGCCCCTTACGACCTTGTAAGAAAGGAGGAACCCTCCCACGAAAAGGAAATAGTGGCTTAGCATGAACAGCCACTGGTTTACTGTCTCAAGGGACTCAGTTACGGGGTTTAAAAACGCCAACAGCAGAGCTAAGGAGGTGACGTACCAAGATGTCTTGACGTGAGTTTTTTCTATTTTCATATGTAAAATTAAGAAGTAGAGATTAAAAAAGCTTTACCTTAAATTCACTTTACATAGTATATGTAGTGATATAGATTAATTGCGTACCCCCAGAGGAACAGTATCACGCCCAAGTCTATACCAGCGTACGTGCTCTGTACCCCCACACTTGGCATCTGGAGGAATAAGGCGAAGAGCACTATGGACAGCACGAAGATCACTGGAATGGCGTAAAAAGCTACTTTCTTTGTCACTGGGAAGCCGTACCCTGGGGCAGTGGAGGAGAACTTAAACACCTTGATCAACTTCATTGTGTAGTGGTAGATTAGCACAGCGAACGGGAACAGCAAGAGGAGCCCCAGTAGAGACGGTCTCATTAGGAAGTCCCCAAAGGTGCCCGCAAACATTAGCACAGAGACCGAAGCCCCCAGTACCGTAGTAGGGCCTGAGGTCTGTAACTTAGGTAAGCTAGTTGAGGGCGTTGCCTTACCCTTACCAGGGGAGGGCCACAGGGCGATCACTATGGCCATTATCAGCGCAGGTATTCCCAAAACCTCGACCTGCTGGGTGAAAGGCACTGGTACGCCAGGGTAGAGGTATCCCCATATTGACAGAGCCACAAGAGCGTATATAAAGACGCACATCACCCACGTCCAGAACTTCCTGCTGCTCAGGAACAGAAGTTTACTGTTGTCGAAGAATGGCAATAGCATCAGTGCTACTAGCCCTATCACCATTACCGATATTACCATGGAGGGAAGTATTGGAACGCCGTTGGGCAACAGGAAGTCCACGAACTTGTACAGGAACAGGAAGAACCAAGGCGGGTAGGGCTGAGTGTTTATAGCGGCAGCGCTAAAGGCTTGGGGCGCAGGGAACGGGTTTATCACGAGAGGTAGCTGTATTGTTGTTCCGCCCACTGTAGCGCCGTTTAAGTTGGCGAGGACGTCAGGGACTATGAGGATTACTCCCCACGTCATTAACACTATGGACAACATGTACACGAAGTTCCTGGGCCACCACGCGTTAAACCTCTGCTGTTCCTCCTTAGTGTAGTATGCAGGTACTGCTGGCTTCTCCTTCTTAGAGGGAGTCATGCCGTACCTCTCCGCCAACATCAAGTGGAACATGAAGAGCGCCCCTATTAAGGCCACTAGTATTATGTGCCAACCGAGTATCCTGTCGAAGAACTCGCTCCTGACTATTGGGTTGCTCGACTGTACAGCGTCAGTCCCTGGCCCGAAGAGCCAGCCCACAATAGTGGTAGCCCCTGGGAAGCCCGTACCTATAAGGAGGGACGAGCCTATATCTACAGCGTCAATGCCAAGCACGTCCCCTATTAGGCTATATCCAAAGAAGGACGCGCCAAGAGTTAGCGCGAGGAGGAGCACTCCCGTTACCCACTGCAGTTCTCTTGGTTTCTTGTATGCCCCAGCGAAGAAGTTCCTGAACATGTGTATGTACACGAGGATGATCATAATGTACGCGCCGTAGAGATGGGTGAAGAGGATGACGGCACCGTAGGGCACAGAGTTTATTATTGCCAGTGTTTGAGGATAAGCGTTTGCTGGTTCGTACAACAACAGCAGGATAAGGCCAGTAATTACCGTGTAGAAGAAGCTTGCAGCCACCATTCCGCCGAGCCAGTAAGACGCCTTATACATGTAGTCTGGCGTCCTAAATAGCGGCGCCTCGTCAATTCCTACCCTGTCCAAGATTTGGTCGAAGAAACCCTTCTTTTTCTCCTCTTTTTTCTTCACTTCTTCCATGGTCTCACCTCTCCGTTTTGGATATTGTTTGTCGAGTTAGTCGCATTCTTATATTTTTGTACAAATGCTTTGTTATTAAGGCCATTTCTGAAACTTACGTCATCCGCCTTTGACATGACTAGCCCTCCCGCGCTAGGCGTGCTAAAGCTCGCCGAGGACATGACTGGGGTTGGGAGCGAAGTCCTCACGTACTCTGCAATGGCAGTAGATATTGTCAGCACCAACCCCGGTATTCCCACCTCCGCCAAGAAAGACATCGCGACCATGTAAGGTTCGAACATTGGGGGATAGGCTATCACCCTCCTAAGCAGTCCCAAGTACCCAGCAACGCTCATCAAGTAGCCTATTGTGACGAAGGGGATAGTCCACCACAGTATTCCGGCTAGCATGAGGTTCTTTGCCTTGGGGCTGAAGCTCAAGTTCGGGTTCGTGGCCTTAAGTAGGTCTACGAAGACTCCAGTAAACCCTACCAAGATTAAAGTCCATATGACCAAGTGGAAGTGTCCAACCACGAAGTAGGTGTTGTGGACGACCCCGTTGACGATGTTTATGGGCAGTGGTAACGCTTGAACTCCGCCTATTATGAACCCGATTAAGGCCACCATGAACGTCATGCCTAGGGGGTCTTTGTAGTTGTATTCCTTAGAAGTGAGGATTGTCAGCCCAAGGTTTAGGACGGTCAGACCAGAGCCAGACGCCAAGACGAGAGTAGAGAGAGTTATCCACGCCCTTAAGTCCACCGGTAATGGGAAGGTCTGGAGGTGGTGGACCCAGATGAGCATGGAGCCTATTGCCAAGAGGAATATGTTCCACCTCGCCCACTTCTCGCTGTATAGGGGCCTCTTCGCGTAGATGGGTATGTAGTAGTACAGTGCCCCGAACAGCGGGAACGGGACGTAGTACACCACTGGGTGCCCGTAAAACCAGAAGAGTATTACCCAGAGCAGCGGGTCGACCTTGACTAGGGACGGGAACCAGTTGGCAAGGGTGTACCAGAGCTCCGAGGCAGTTAGGGCAGGTAGCGTTACAGCTATTACCAGGGAGAACGCAACTCCGTAGGCGGCGAATATGTTTATCTTCCTGTCCTTGGGCTTGGTCAAGTAGGCGTCTATGACTAGGGCTAAAGCGGTAATTGAGGCGCAAGCGCTATTTATGGCAAGGGCGAGGTATCCAGCACCTATTAAGTCTCCATGGAAGATCCTGAAAGCTTGAAACGCCGAGTTGTCAGTTATTGCCAAAGGAGGGTACATGTACCATGCGGCGTCTGGTCCCCCAATTAGCGCAAACGCTAACCCCAAGTTGGACAGCCAGAACATCCACGTAACTAGCCTAGTGTGTACTACGGAGAGGTTTGACTTGTACATGGAAAAGGCTATTATCCCAAGCGCAGCGTCTGGTACTAGTCCCAACATGGCCCCCCATCCGTGTACCGTCAGCAACGTGTAGTATATTACCCCCACTTGAGGCGAGTTTTGGTCGAACTCTAGGTAGGTCCTAAGGTTCATGGCAGCGGTGCCGAGCACTATTAGCCACGCTACCGCCCCCAGCATGTAAAGCCATACTACTCCTAGCGTGTCCTTGGGATTTGCTACCTTTGAGGCTTTGGCAAAAAACTGGCTTAACGTTATCTTGACGTACCTTAAGACGTATTTAACAAGGGACTTGACACCCATTCACACTACCTCCAATGTACCTACCCAATACGAGAAATTGTACCCGGCGTACTCGGGTTCCCTCCACGTGTAGTTCCCGGGGGTGTTGGGGGTTACAAAATAGACGTAGCTAGTCGTGTTAGGCACTGCATTTACGTTGACCACTCCGTCGGGCAGTCTCATGAAGAAACCGGTGATCACTTGGGGAGAGTTGAGTATGATGACAACGGGCTGGCTTTCGTTGGCGACTATCAAGCTAGGCGTATAGCCCTTAAACGTGACAGTCATGTTGACTACTAGTATCCCGTTCACTACCTCAGAGTACCCCTTTTCAGGGGGATGTGAGTAGAAGTAGCTAACTGCTGCTTGCGCGTCCTTGGGTAACCCGGAATATAGGGGAAGGCCGTACCTATAGCTGGTGCTACTGCCATGAGCAACTCCTTCTATGTTCCACGCTACGAAAACAGCAACGAGAATTAGCATCACGACAAACCAGGCTAGTTCTGCATGTTCCTTAAGCTTTTCCGTAAACGACATATTTTGTCGTGTTAGACTTTACCAAATAAGCTTATAAATGTTATTTTTAATAACTATAAATGTTTCGTTAATATCAAAGGTATCTAAACTATATTACGTTCTCGGGCTTATTAAGTTTAAATAAAAAATTATGACAAATCGCAAAGTATTTAACCAAAGTTTAGAAAATAAAAATATATATTTCTATTTTATAAAAGATACTAAATTTACTAAAAGCTTGTTATATTAAATAATTTCTATATAAGAAAAGTTTTTATAAACTCTGTTAATATAAAGTTCATGATGGAAGTATGGATTGTGGTAAGGTAATCATAAAAAGGAGCGACTTCGTATTCGCCAAGAGGCTACTGTGGAAGATGAGGAATAAGAACAGCGAATTTGACGTCAAGGAGTTTATGGCAAAAGGAAGGGACTACTTGTACAACTACGCTGAGAAGAACGTTGGTCCCTTGGACCCAAGTAGGAGGGCCTTCCTTAAGGGATTGTTAATAGGCATTGGTGTAGTCGCAGTAGCTACCGCTGTACCTATGATAAACTCCTTGAACCCGACCCCAGTCTACTTGAAGAAGTTTCCCTGGATGGTGATCGTGGACTCAAACGGTCAGCCTATTCAAGCTTCAAATATCCCAGTCAACGACCCTGAGATCCTGTTGTTCCAGTATCCAATGTTGGGAGACATCACCTTTTTGATAAACATGGGTGACGAGAACAATAACCCTGTGACCATTCCTCCGGTTACCGTGACTATTCCCGAGACGGGCAAGACGTACACTTTCCCTGGAGGCGTGGGTCCAAATAAGTCCATCGTAGCGTACAGCGCAATATGTCAGCACTTGGGTTGCGTGCCACCGGAGATACACTTCTTCCCTCCGAAGTACTTCGCCCCTGGAGGCACTCCTCCAAGCTACCTTCCACCAGACGCCTACAGCGCAGCGGTGAGCGCTGGGGCTAAGAGCGTCATACACTGCGACTGTCACGGCTCGACTTACGACCCATGGCACGGGGCCGCAGTACTGACAGGCCCTACGGTGAGGCCCCTACCTTACGTTCAGTTGTATTGGGACCCCGACACTGACTACCTTTACGCAGTTGGGATGAACATTAACGCTCCCCCAATAATGGATCACACGTCAGACCTAGAGGGCGCCGCTTACTTGGACTCTTACGATGAGACAACTGGGTGCCCCAAGGTACTCCTACAGAAGGGACAAACGCCAAGTAACTGCTACACGCAAGTAGAAAACGACGGGAACCCGTTCTAAGGTGATGCGCGTGACAAGGTTAGGGGTAGCTATAGTTGCGTTAATATTCGCCGCAACTGCAGCCTTAGCTTCTTTCATTATATACACTATCCTGTGGGATTCGTCTCCACCAGACCTAGTCCTTCCTTTACTTCATTTACTTAGTTTATGAGGTAAAATTTATAAGATACCACTTTTTGTTTTAATTTGTGATAATAGAATGAAACTACCTTCAAGGATAGTGTTTGCTGCAATAGTACTAGCGTTTTTCATTGTTGTTTCCTTACCCTTAAACTACGCCCTCAGCTTTGCGCTAGGCGTAGAGAACGCAACGATACTGGTAACGGCAATTTATATAATATTAGCATCCATAGCCTTTGGCTGGGTGTTTTACAAGGATTTCTATTAACTTGTACTTTTCAAAACTAAACTTTTTATATTTCCTAATTTTTATCTAATATCGATGAGCTCTAGGTCTTTCCTAGACGTGTACAACAGCATAGCCTCTAAGTTCTCCAGGAACCAGTACACTCCAGCGTTGGCTGGGGCGGAACTGGCAAGCTTAATAGTAACTTACGTGGCGGGGATGGCAATGGCGGTGTACAAGCTTCCCTACTCTGGTGCCCCCATCACGGCACACATATACGCGGCGGCCTTCGACGTCATATTCGCCATAGCACTTTACGGCTCAGCGACTAGGGCAGAGAACACCGTTCTGAGGGTGTTAGCTGTCCTTGACATCTTCTCTGTGTTAGCTGCGGCGTTTGAGGGGCTCTTCTTCTTCGGAGGCTTTTCCACCCCCGACTACGCGTTGGCTATGGGCACAGGCTTCGTTTTCACGATAGCCTTTACTTCAGCCATCCTGTTCTACTCCTTGAGAAGGTAAGTCACAAAATTTTTTAAAATAGCAAAGTATTAAAGAAATATTTATTTATCCCTCTTATTCAGATTATGTTGATAAATATGACAGAGAGAGTGAGCAGGAACACGCCAGTCCTAATTGCCTCAGCAGTGGAGTCAATCCTACTCATGGGGGCATTTATTGCGGGCACCGCGACCACTCTAAACGACCAGTTTCCCATCCAGGCGTCCTGGATGGCCGCAATACTCTCCTCTCATCTAAGCTTGGCCTTATTGAGCGGGCTAGGGGCTGTACTCCTTTTCGCGCTCACTTATTTGAGCAACAGAAAGGACCTATTTTACCTAGGCCTACTTACCGCGGTGTTCGTGGCATTAGCTGCTGCAGGTGGGCTGGCGTTTTACGCCACGTTTAACTACGACTTCTCCTACCTAATGGCAGTGTCATTCTTGATAGCCATAATAACGTCTATTGGTTCCCTGGTGTACTCTCTATAGGTGCGAGTAATTGGTGCCCATATCCCTCGTGCTAAACGTAATACACGGTTTTTTCTCATTAATTTATTACGGTGCGGTAATAATTTTTGGAGCGGTAGTGGCTCCAAGAATTTCTAAACTTTCAAGCGAGGCAGTTTTCGAGCTCATGACCAGGCTGTTCCCTACTATCCTAAGCTTCATCGAGGTTTCTGGGATGATAACAGTGGTCTTCGGCGCCGGAGAGTTCCTGCACTATATGATAGGCTACTACAAGGACGGGGGAATACAGGAGGTCACGTACGTACTTTTCTCAACGGGTTGGGGGGTCTGCGTGTTTGTTGGGGCGTTGTTTGGCATAGTAGGGTTCACAGTGGGTCTGCTTATAGGCCGCTACTTTGAGACTCTCTTTAAGTTGTACAGGTCCGTAGATCCCGCAACTGTGGATCAGATACACCTAGTAGAAAACAAGTTAAGGTTTTATTCCCTCCTAGGGACTGCCTTGCTCACGATAACGGTGATATTTATGATCCTTGCGGTGTCTTTCCTACCTTTACCTTAGTAAAAAAGGTGGTGGGTTAGGATAAGACTTCCTCTATTGAGCTCAACATTTCCTTGTAAGCGTTGTAGAAGTCGAGTATAGCGTTTTCCAGATGCCACTTGTCCTTCTCGTCCAAAAGGCTCTCGAGCGAGGGCCCTATGTTCCTCCCTACCACTACTGGTACGCTCACGTGGATGACCTCGTCCTTAAATACCCTGGGCGTCGCTACGCTCATGACCTTGTTCTCGTTGAGAGCTATTGCCTTGATTATATCTGCAATGATGGTGCCTGGTCCCCAAGTGGTTCCTCCCATCACCCTGATTATCTCCCCCGGTATCGTCTTTACGTACCTTGAGACCTCCTCCTTGTCGATGTTGAACTGATCAATAGGCTTCCCCTTCACGGTGACGGTACTCCAGAGCACAACGGCGTCCTCGCCGTGCTCCCCTCCTACGAAGCCGTTTACCTCGTAGACTGGGACGCGGAGCTTCTTGGCTATGTACGCCCTCATTCTCATGGTCTCCACTTGGTCCCCGGTGCTTATTACCATTTCCTTAGAGAACTTGGCAAAGACCGACGCCATCATGTCCACTGGGTTGGTGACCATTACGTATATTGCCCCTGGGTTAGCCTTGGGCAACTTCCTGGTTAGGTCGATCATGATCTTGGCATTATCCTTGAACAGATCTCTCCTGCTCATCCCAACTTTCCTCGGCTTCCCCGCTGAGATAACAACTATGTCGTTCCCTGACACGTCGTCGAGGTTGTTGGTCGAGAGTACCTCGGTTCTAATTCCCTTGGTGGCCATGGCATGCCGGAGCTCGTGTTCAAACTTCTCCGGCAACTCGGGTATTATGTCATATACAGTGACTTCGTCGAACACCCCGTTCATTACCGCGGAGTAAGCGATCGTCTGACCTATCTTACCTATTCCTATGAAGGCAATTTTAGTCATGATTCATCATGATTAAATATTGTCAGCTATTTATTTAAATTTTTCTTATAAAGTTTATATTGGATTCTTACACAAATAGATCTTATGGAGCTGGCGGAAATACTCTCAAGCTACTCGGTTTCAATTTCATATGAAGACTTAGACGAGAAGGTGGTGAGGGAGGCGAAAAGGAGGTTGATAGACTCGCTGGCGGTGGCAAAGGCAGCAGTGGACTCAGAGCCGGCTAAAATAGTAGAAGGGCTATTCCCCTCCTTCCAAGGGCAGTACCTAACTCTCTTGGGGAAAGGGAAGGTGACCCCAGACCTTTCCGCTTTTTACAACACCCTGTTAATCAGGTTCTGGGACTTCAATGATACCTACTTGTCGCTGGAGCCCCTCCACCCAAGCGACATGATAGGCGGACTCCTTTCTCTAGGGATAGAGAAAACCGGTAAGGAGTTGATCACCGCGATAGCTGTGGGGTACGAGGTAGGGACTAGGTTGTGCGACTCCGCCTCCCTAAGGAAGAGGGGCTTCGACCACGTTAATTACCTC encodes the following:
- a CDS encoding rubrerythrin family protein produces the protein MKSLKGTKTESNFMEGFKGESMANRRYLYFAKRADEEGYPEIAALLRSIAEGETAHAFGHLDFIRQGGSVDPATGKPIGSIKEMLESAIAGETYEFTQMYPGFAKVAREEGFDEAAEWFETLARAEKSHAEKFTNALKMLQGEQ
- a CDS encoding glycerol-3-phosphate dehydrogenase; this encodes MYTLNKDNPTFFDESKLLSEFVRQSTVCHGCRRCFNYCPAFPKLFKFTDEKGPKALTLNDLFSVASDCFHCNLCYVNCPYTPPHEFNMDFPHLMSWAWLYYRTKSGIPLKDRLYEMLDMVKFARPIAKKFVRTLESEEAPLLEVAEKGFRESVKVEKVENPKAKVVLFPTCLVDNFYPGIGQDLVYVYNRLGIEVEIGDFVCCGAPMLDVGDAVALKKNAEHNYKKLKEYVEKGYDVVSPIPTCTLMLTKEYQYILDKDPIKVYDAMEYLLKLKREKKIDFKGEFPKEVYYHAPCHLRYLGVGLPGVQIMRSLKAKVEIADKGCSGIDGGWGLRNYSKAKVVGAKMMDAFAQSKAEVFSTECPLAGLQITKASGKRPLHPIQVLKEVLSNENKG
- a CDS encoding DUF3501 family protein — translated: MRIKVEEVLPWKEYEKVRKERIKKIVEVKRERRIELGERLGLLFESKDTVLHQVQEMVYLDRLYSPEDLKKEIEIYSSWLPCNGKVKAMLYIYAENQDELSKVFKELKGIYNSVFLKVGNKLIQGEPENGSYQGEAFSTVQPLTFDLEGERSTDVEVHVIHENYRVKVKVPEQLAKKVIEEAYEEC
- a CDS encoding HPP family protein, which codes for MFLPSKKKKLLAVLNLMISISILVAITVETRTSFILPPFLATAATKYPDPDWRSCRTRIIFASYLLCGAIGVAFSYLGLYSVVMASLASSLAFALCVIINVEHPPAILATFIGVLERQKAFYLLHPVLSGVIVVEGVNYLLSKYLEPKL
- a CDS encoding DUF1404 domain-containing protein, producing MKIEKTHVKTSWYVTSLALLLAFLNPVTESLETVNQWLFMLSHYFLFVGGFLLSYKVVRGPSVWIVPSAFLAVLWHLPYFFALAGAFLTFRAMNDASMIASGVLAGIGAGSLSVMKKLGLLIVWMTADTVYSIVFLLQFPQYSNSAYPFSPFPISQEVNTAIAMWVVMSGVIVYVLGGFLKELLL
- a CDS encoding cytochrome bc complex cytochrome b subunit — translated: MEEVKKKEEKKKGFFDQILDRVGIDEAPLFRTPDYMYKASYWLGGMVAASFFYTVITGLILLLLYEPANAYPQTLAIINSVPYGAVILFTHLYGAYIMIILVYIHMFRNFFAGAYKKPRELQWVTGVLLLALTLGASFFGYSLIGDVLGIDAVDIGSSLLIGTGFPGATTIVGWLFGPGTDAVQSSNPIVRSEFFDRILGWHIILVALIGALFMFHLMLAERYGMTPSKKEKPAVPAYYTKEEQQRFNAWWPRNFVYMLSIVLMTWGVILIVPDVLANLNGATVGGTTIQLPLVINPFPAPQAFSAAAINTQPYPPWFFLFLYKFVDFLLPNGVPILPSMVISVMVIGLVALMLLPFFDNSKLLFLSSRKFWTWVMCVFIYALVALSIWGYLYPGVPVPFTQQVEVLGIPALIMAIVIALWPSPGKGKATPSTSLPKLQTSGPTTVLGASVSVLMFAGTFGDFLMRPSLLGLLLLFPFAVLIYHYTMKLIKVFKFSSTAPGYGFPVTKKVAFYAIPVIFVLSIVLFALFLQMPSVGVQSTYAGIDLGVILFLWGYAINLYHYIYYVK
- a CDS encoding cbb3-type cytochrome c oxidase subunit I; its protein translation is MLGAVAWLIVLGTAAMNLRTYLEFDQNSPQVGVIYYTLLTVHGWGAMLGLVPDAALGIIAFSMYKSNLSVVHTRLVTWMFWLSNLGLAFALIGGPDAAWYMYPPLAITDNSAFQAFRIFHGDLIGAGYLALAINSACASITALALVIDAYLTKPKDRKINIFAAYGVAFSLVIAVTLPALTASELWYTLANWFPSLVKVDPLLWVILFWFYGHPVVYYVPFPLFGALYYYIPIYAKRPLYSEKWARWNIFLLAIGSMLIWVHHLQTFPLPVDLRAWITLSTLVLASGSGLTVLNLGLTILTSKEYNYKDPLGMTFMVALIGFIIGGVQALPLPINIVNGVVHNTYFVVGHFHLVIWTLILVGFTGVFVDLLKATNPNLSFSPKAKNLMLAGILWWTIPFVTIGYLMSVAGYLGLLRRVIAYPPMFEPYMVAMSFLAEVGIPGLVLTISTAIAEYVRTSLPTPVMSSASFSTPSAGGLVMSKADDVSFRNGLNNKAFVQKYKNATNSTNNIQNGEVRPWKK
- a CDS encoding cytochrome c oxidase subunit II; translated protein: MSFTEKLKEHAELAWFVVMLILVAVFVAWNIEGVAHGSSTSYRYGLPLYSGLPKDAQAAVSYFYSHPPEKGYSEVVNGILVVNMTVTFKGYTPSLIVANESQPVVIILNSPQVITGFFMRLPDGVVNVNAVPNTTSYVYFVTPNTPGNYTWREPEYAGYNFSYWVGTLEVV
- a CDS encoding Rieske 2Fe-2S domain-containing protein, whose translation is MDCGKVIIKRSDFVFAKRLLWKMRNKNSEFDVKEFMAKGRDYLYNYAEKNVGPLDPSRRAFLKGLLIGIGVVAVATAVPMINSLNPTPVYLKKFPWMVIVDSNGQPIQASNIPVNDPEILLFQYPMLGDITFLINMGDENNNPVTIPPVTVTIPETGKTYTFPGGVGPNKSIVAYSAICQHLGCVPPEIHFFPPKYFAPGGTPPSYLPPDAYSAAVSAGAKSVIHCDCHGSTYDPWHGAAVLTGPTVRPLPYVQLYWDPDTDYLYAVGMNINAPPIMDHTSDLEGAAYLDSYDETTGCPKVLLQKGQTPSNCYTQVENDGNPF